In Triticum urartu cultivar G1812 chromosome 6, Tu2.1, whole genome shotgun sequence, the following proteins share a genomic window:
- the LOC125512621 gene encoding auxin-responsive protein SAUR32-like codes for MQGDQAEKRGKVKKGWLAVRVGQAQADQGQQGDGFRRFVIPIAYLYHPLFQRLLEAARDTYGYTSAGPLWLPCSVDEFLRLRALVDRETAHSHSSSSHRVHVQAGGHQQQHGYSFAPCTRAKVTS; via the coding sequence ATGCAAGGGGACCAGGCGGAGAAGAGGGGGAAGGTGAAGAAGGGGTGGCTGGCCGTGCGGGTCGGCCAGGCCCAGGCGGATCAGGGGCAGCAGGGCGACGGGTTCCGGCGGTTCGTCATCCCCATCGCCTATCTCTACCACCCGCTGTTCCAGCGGCTGCTGGAGGCGGCCCGGGACACGTATGGCTACACCTCGGCCGGCCCGCTCTGGCTGCCCTGCTCCGTCGACGAGTTCCTCCGCCTCCGCGCGCTCGTCGACCGGGAGACGGCGCActcgcactcctcctcctcgcaCCGCGTGCACGTGCAGGCCGGCGGCCACCAGCAGCAGCACGGCTACTCCTTCGCCCCGTGCACCCGCGCCAAGGTCACCTCCTGA